From a single Lolium rigidum isolate FL_2022 chromosome 7, APGP_CSIRO_Lrig_0.1, whole genome shotgun sequence genomic region:
- the LOC124669895 gene encoding amino acid transporter AVT1I-like, with the protein MDGSTDNTDPPPPSDKTSFLKTCFNGINSLSGVGLLSLPYALSQGGWLSLIVFLAIAAISFYTGILLQRCIDSSSLVDTYPDIGAHAFGRRGRVIVAAFMYLELYLVAIDFLILEGDNLHKLFPAASFRLGALHVLGKQAFVLAATLVVLPTTWFSSLNVLAYVAAGGSLASVVLIAGVLWVGVFDGVGFHETGRLVHWAGMPSAMSLYSFCFSGHAVFPMIYTGMKDRKRFPAVLSVCFTLSTLSYGFIGVIGYLMYGDMLQSQITLNLPSTSVAAKVAIYTTLVNPLTGYALLVAPVAEAAEGALGVSKSTPLRALVRTGLVAGTAVVALAVPFFAEVVELTGALLSCTVTMLLPCLCYLKVRSKIGGATAMRLETAACLAIVAVGATIVGLGTYSSVKQIVRRL; encoded by the exons ATGGACGGGAGCACTGACAACACCGATCCGCCTCCGCCGTCCGACAAGACAAGCTTCCTCAAGACATGCTTCAATGGAATCAACTCACTCTCAG GGGTCGGGCTTCTCTCGCTTCCCTACGCACTGTCCCAGGGCGGATGGCTGAGCCTAATCGTCTTCCTCGCCATCGCCGCCATCAGCTTCTACACGGGGATTCTCCTGCAGAGATGTATCGACTCTAGCTCTCTCGTCGACACCTACCCGGACATTGGAGCCCACGCCTTCGGCCGGAGAGGCCGCGTCATCGTagccgccttcatgtacctcgagCTCTACCTCGTCGCCATCGATTTCCTCATCCTTGAGGGGGACAACCTGCACAAGCTGTTCCCGGCGGCGAGCTTCCGGCTAGGCGCCCTCCACGTCCTCGGCAAGCAGGCGTTCGTGCTGGCTGCCACGCTGGTCGTGCTGCCGACCACGTGGTTCAGCAGCCTCAACGTGCTCGCGTACGTCGCCGCCGGAGGATCCCTGGCGTCCGTCGTCCTCATCGCCGGCGTCCTCTGGGTCGGGGTGTTCGACGGCGTCGGGTTCCACGAGACGGGCAGGCTGGTGCACTGGGCCGGCATGCCCAGCGCCATGAGCTTGTACTCGTTTTGCTTCAGTGGACATGCCGTCTTTCCCATGATATACACGGGGATGAAAGACAGAAAAAGGTTCCCCGCG GTTCTGTCTGTGTGCTTCACCTTGAGCACACTCAGCTACGGCTTCATAGGCGTCATCGGGTACCTGATGTACGGCGATATGCTCCAATCACAGATCACCCTCAACCTCCCATCGACGAGCGTCGCCGCCAAGGTGGCCATATACACGACGCTGGTGAACCCGCTGACAGGTTACGCGCTGCTGGTGGCGCCCGTCGCCGAGGCAGCCGAGGGCGCGCTCGGCGTCAGCAAGAGCACGCCGCTCCGGGCTCTCGTCAGGACGGGGCTCGTCGCCGGGACCGCCGTCGTCGCGCTGGCCGTGCCCTTCTTCGCCGAAGTCGTGGAGCTCACCGGCGCGCTCCTCAGCTGCACGGTAACGATGCTTCTTCCGTGCCTGTGCTACCTCAAGGTCCGCTCCAAGATCGGGGGCGCCACCGCGATGCGGCTGGAGACGGCAGCTTGCCTGGCCATTGTGGCGGTTGGCGCCACGATTGTTGGATTGGGAACTTACAGCTCCGTGAAGCAAATAGTTCGGAGGTTGTGA